Proteins co-encoded in one Chroicocephalus ridibundus chromosome 6, bChrRid1.1, whole genome shotgun sequence genomic window:
- the ST6GAL1 gene encoding beta-galactoside alpha-2,6-sialyltransferase 1: protein MVHINVLKKFMCVLVVILVALTVCLWRETRRSYYVPFKTESDDLQVHRTSEKWNPLKSQGLFHEAASELGQIPKNLFSNHNKVKGSTSGTAEKSKKAADPVKVWDEDSSSRNLIPRLQKVRKNYLSMNKYNVTYNGKRNAAKLSPEKLLCQLRDRVNVTMIEGSDGPFDTSEWQQYLPGKSLNETVGRLGRCAVVSSAGSLKSSHLGQEIDSHDAVLRFNGAPTKGFQEDVGQKTTIRLVNSQLITVEEQQFLREALYNTGILIVWDPAPYHAEIHEWYRKPDYNFFESYKSYRSVHPEQPFYILNPKMQWQLWDILQENSLEHIQPNPPSSGMLGIVIMMTLCDEVDVYEFLPSKRQTDICHYYQKFHDRACTMGAYHPLLFEKNLVKHINRGTDEDIYTHGKVTLPGFRNVHC, encoded by the exons ATGGTTCACATCAATGTGTTGAAAAAATTCATGTGTGTTCTTGTGGTGATCCTGGTAGCTCTGACTGTTTGTCTGTGGAGAGAGACCAGAAGAAGCTACTATGTTCCTTTCAAGACCGAGAGTGATGATTTGCAGGTTCACAGGACTTCAGAAAAATGGAACCCGCTTAAATCACAGGGCCTTTTCCATGAAGCAGCCAGTGAATTGGGTCAGATACCCAAAAATTTGTTTAGTAACCACAACAAAGTAAAAGGCAGCACCTCTGGAACAGCCGAAAAGTCCAAGAAAGCAGCAGACCCTGTGAAGGTATGGGATGAAGACAGTTCATCCAGAAACCTCATACCCAGGCTGCAGAAAGTCAGGAAAAACTACCTGTCCATGAACAAGTACAATGTGACTTACAATGGGAAGAGGAATGCTGCTAAACTCAGCCCAGAAAAGCTGCTCTGCCAGCTACGGGACAGGGTGAATGTGACCATGATAGAGGGATCGGATGGTCCTTTTGATACCTCTGAATGGCAGCAATACCTACCAGGGAAAAGCCTCAATGAAACAGTGGGCCGCCTGGGTCGCTGTGCCGTTGTGTCCTCAGCAGGGTCTCTGAAATCATCTCACCTGGGACAAGAGATAG aCAGCCACGATGCCGTCTTGCGATTCAATGGGGCTCCTACCAAGGGGTTTCAAGAAGATGTGGGGCAAAAGACAACAATTCGCCTTGTGAACTCCCAG CTCATAACTGTTGAGGAGCAGCAGTTCCTGAGGGAAGCGCTGTATAACACTGGAATCTTAATTGTGTGGGATCCAGCACCATATCATGCAGAAATTCATGAG tggTACAGAAAACCAGACTACAACTTTTTTGAAAGCTATAAATCATATCGTAGTGTGCACCCAGAGCAGCCCTTCTATATCCTGAATCCAAAAATGCAGTGGCAACTCTGGGATATTCTGCAGGAGAATTCCTTGGAGCATATTCAGCCTAATCCACCGTCGTCAGGAATGCTTG GCATCGTGATCATGATGACGCTCTGTGATGAAGTGGACGTGTACGAATTTCTCCCTTCCAAACGGCAGACGGACATTTGCCACTATTACCAGAAGTTTCACGACCGTGCCTGTACTATGGGAGCTTACCACCCCCTCCTGTTTGAGAAAAACTTGGTGAAACATATTAATCGGGGCACAGATGAGGACATCTATACTCACGGGAAAGTTACTTTGCCCGGCTTTCGAAATGTGCATTGCTAA